One window from the genome of Thermostichus vulcanus str. 'Rupite' encodes:
- a CDS encoding RidA family protein — protein MDEVNPTLQPIGHSSQREPGRCAVQTDAAPTPVGPYSQGIAVLGPLIFTAGQVGLDPKTGKLTGEDIVSQTRQALLNLQAVLAAGGTNLSNVVKTTVFLADMKDFAAMNEVYQEFFSTDPAPARSCVQVARLPLDALVEIEAVAWYP, from the coding sequence ATGGATGAAGTCAATCCCACCCTTCAACCGATCGGCCACTCCAGTCAACGGGAGCCAGGTCGTTGTGCGGTTCAAACCGATGCTGCTCCCACTCCGGTTGGCCCCTACAGTCAGGGGATTGCTGTCCTTGGTCCATTGATTTTCACCGCCGGACAGGTGGGACTGGATCCCAAAACGGGAAAGTTGACAGGAGAAGATATAGTCTCCCAAACTCGGCAGGCGTTACTCAATTTACAAGCAGTGCTAGCTGCTGGGGGCACGAACCTCTCTAACGTGGTCAAAACAACCGTTTTTTTGGCTGACATGAAGGACTTTGCTGCCATGAACGAGGTGTACCAGGAGTTTTTCTCGACGGATCCCGCTCCGGCTCGCTCCTGTGTACAGGTGGCCCGTCTGCCTCTTGATGCGTTGGTGGAGATCGAAGCGGTAGCTTGGTATCCTTAA